The Syntrophaceae bacterium DNA segment AGCCCATCGAATGGCTCAGTGACAATGGACCTGCCTATATTGCCAGAGAGACCGTTGCGTTTGCCGAATCCGTCGGATTCATCGTCTGTACGACACCGTTTTACAGCCCCGAATCCAACGGGATGGCGGAGGCTTTCGTCAAGACATTTAAACGCGATTATGTTCACGTCAACCCTCTGCACGATGCCCGGTTCGTCCTGGCGCAGTTGCCGAAATGGTTTGAGGATT contains these protein-coding regions:
- a CDS encoding transposase, giving the protein PIEWLSDNGPAYIARETVAFAESVGFIVCTTPFYSPESNGMAEAFVKTFKRDYVHVNPLHDARFVLAQLPKWFEDYNEFHPHKGLKMKSPREYRRLAAKLETCPVN